GCCTATAATGTTTATACCACCTGCGGTAGGATTAATAGATGTGTGGAGCGACGTTGCACACATATTAATTCCTATTATGATTATTACAATCTTAACTACAGTTCTTGTTATGGCAACTACAGGAAAAATGACAGATTTTATATTAAAAAGGAACGGTGAAAGATAAATGAAAGATGTGGTAAGTAATTCAGTATATTTTGGAGTTGCTGTCAGCCTGGCGGCATTCATTATAGGTGTACAATTAAATAAAAAGTTAAAACTCAGTATTCTTAATCCCCTACTTGTTTCAATTGTTATTATAGTTACAATTCTTTTAGTATTTGATATAGATTATGAAAGTTATAATAATGGAGGTAAGTACATAAGTTATTTCTTAACTCCTGCGACAGTATGTCTGGCAATTCCATTGTACCAGCAGCTCGATTTGTTGAAAAAAAACTTTAAGGCTATTATGATCGGAATCTTGACCGGCGTTTTAACAAGTCTTACAAGTATTCTTGCTTTATCTGCAATTTTTAAACTCTCTCACGGCATGTATGTGACGTTGTTGCCAAAATCAATTACTACAGCCATAGGCATAGCCGTATCAGAAGAATTGGGTGGTATGGAGACAATTACAGTTGCAGCTATTGTGTTGACCGGAATAGTCGGAAGTGTTTTAGGAGAAGGAATATGCAAACTTTTTAAGATTAAAAATCCTATTTCCATTGGGCTTTCACTTGGGACAGCCTCTCATGCAATAGGGACTTCAAGGGCTCTTGAGTTAGGAGAAGTTCATGGTGCTATGAGCAGCCTATCTATTGCTGTGTCAGGTCTGCTGACTGTTGTCCTAGCACCGGCATTTTCAAACTTATTGTAATAATGAAAAATTTTCAAATATTTTAAATATGGATTCTAAAAT
Above is a window of Sedimentibacter sp. MB35-C1 DNA encoding:
- a CDS encoding LrgB family protein; protein product: MKDVVSNSVYFGVAVSLAAFIIGVQLNKKLKLSILNPLLVSIVIIVTILLVFDIDYESYNNGGKYISYFLTPATVCLAIPLYQQLDLLKKNFKAIMIGILTGVLTSLTSILALSAIFKLSHGMYVTLLPKSITTAIGIAVSEELGGMETITVAAIVLTGIVGSVLGEGICKLFKIKNPISIGLSLGTASHAIGTSRALELGEVHGAMSSLSIAVSGLLTVVLAPAFSNLL